A DNA window from Pirellulales bacterium contains the following coding sequences:
- the tnpB gene encoding IS66 family insertion sequence element accessory protein TnpB — MITGDLAGVRVWLASTPVDLRKSFDGLAEVVRSFLKDDPLSGHLFVFRNRGGHLVKILWWDTDGLAIYYKRLERGEFPFPKTSAVSVEITGEQLLRLLSGLRIEQRRTA, encoded by the coding sequence ATGATCACGGGCGATCTCGCGGGCGTGCGCGTCTGGCTGGCCTCGACGCCGGTCGACCTGCGGAAGAGCTTCGATGGCCTGGCCGAGGTGGTGCGATCCTTCTTGAAGGACGATCCCCTCTCGGGACATCTGTTCGTGTTCCGCAATCGGGGCGGGCATTTGGTGAAGATCCTGTGGTGGGATACCGACGGGCTGGCCATCTATTACAAGCGGCTGGAACGGGGCGAGTTTCCGTTCCCCAAGACGAGCGCCGTCTCGGTCGAGATCACCGGCGAGCAGTTGCTGCGCTTGCTGTCGGGCCTCCGGATCGAGCAGCGGCGCACCGCGTGA